One Loxodonta africana isolate mLoxAfr1 chromosome 15, mLoxAfr1.hap2, whole genome shotgun sequence genomic window carries:
- the MSANTD2 gene encoding myb/SANT-like DNA-binding domain-containing protein 2 isoform X3, whose product MEEYSQEDWGNHSQDLHGYPTDQELDEIPVTKRTLKIKQESSEEAQKRDIMQNIVQILESVQLKWELFQSWTDFSRLHLSNKLAIFGIGYNTRWKEDIRYHYAEISSQVPLGKRLREYFNSEKPEGRIIMTRVQKMNWKNVYYKFLEITISEARCLELHMEIDWIPIAHSKPTGGNVVQYLLPGGIPKSPGLYAIGYEECIERPLSPHMEQRSLDPGKEGRVDLETLSSQASLQVEMEPTRIIYCYLGIAEVRTLQQCLFLHFQANTKTFSKDWVGINGFLSQNCIVDPGVSPKSIYIKFVEVERDFLSAGSLVECLEKAIGYPLKFNN is encoded by the exons ATGGAGGAGTATTCACAGGAGGACTGGGGAAACCACAGTCAGGATCTCCATGGCTATCCAACAGATCAGGAATTGG ATGAAATACCTGTTACAAAgagaacattaaaaataaaacaggagtCTTCTGAGGAAGCACA gaagagaGATATCATGCAGAATATTGTACAGATTTTGGAATCGGTTCAGTTGAAATGGGAACTGTTTCAGAGCTGGACAGACTTTTCAAGGCTTCATCTTTCTAACAAACTGGCCATTTTTGGAATTGGTTATAACACCCGTTGGAAAGAGGATATCCGTTACCATTACGCTGAGATCAGCTCCCAGGTGCCCCTTGGCAAGCGACTGCGGGAGTACTTCAACTCAGAAAAGCCTGAGGGACGGATCATTATGACCCGAGTACAGAAAATGAACTGGAAAAATGTTTACTACAAATTTCTAGAGATCACTATTAGTGAAGCCAGGTGCCTGGAGCTGCACATGGAAATTGACTGGATACCCATTGCCCACTCTAAACCAACTGGTGGGAACGTTGTTCAGTATTTATTGCCAGGAGGCATTCCCAAAAGCCCAGGCCTTTATGCCATCGGCTATGAAGAATGTATTGAGAGGCCCCTGTCACCCCACATGGAGCAGCGTTCCCTGGACCCAGGAAAGGAGGGCCGGGTTGACCTGGAAACCCTGTCGTCACAAGCCTCATTACAGGTGGAAATGGAACCCACTCGAATTATCTATTGCTACCTCGGGATTGCTGAAGTCAGAACTCTGCAACAGTGCTTATTTTTACACTTCCAAGCAAATACCAAAACCTTCAGCAAAGATTGGGTTGGTATTAATGGGTTTTTGTCTCAGAACTGTATTGTGGATCCCGGAGTTTCCCCCAAATCCATCTATATCAAATTCGTTGAAGTAGAGAGGGATTTTCTTTCTGCAGGCTCTTTAGTTGAATGCCTGGAAAAAGCCATTGGATACCCCTTAAAATTTAACAACTGA
- the ESAM gene encoding endothelial cell-selective adhesion molecule, with the protein MVSLPGPPAASLLRVLFLGLSALASPSQAQLELHVPAGLSRLQAVEGEAVVLPAWYALKGEASSAQPWEAPLVLWFLERKGKHPQQVFSYNNGIVTSKTGVSLVYSMPTRNVSLQLQGLQEEDSGSYLCSVNLYDSQKAHRGFSSKRLELDVLVPPVPPSCHLQGSPRVGTNVTLSCQSPRSKPTAQYQWERLPPSPQVFFEPVSDAIHGSLSLTNLSASMSGVYVCKAHNKAGSAQCNVTLEVSTGPGPAVVAGAVVGTLVGLGLLAGLFLLYHRWNKALEELANDIKEDAIAPRTLPWPKGSDTISKNGTLSSVTSARALHPLQVPPRPGALTPTPSLSVQALPSPRLPRTDEAHPRPISPIPGGLPSSVLSCREAVPVKVPAQSQAESLV; encoded by the exons ATGGTTTCCCTGCCCGGGCCCCCGGCGGCCAGCTTGCTGCGGGTTTTGTTCCTGGGGCTGAGTGCCCTCG CGTCTCCCTCGCAGGCCCAGCTGGAGCTGCACGTGCCCGCGGGCCTCTCCAGGTTGCAGGCGGTGGAGGGAGAGGCAGTGGTGCTCCCGGCCTGGTATGCCCTGAAAGGGGAGGCGTCTTCGGCCCAGCCGTGGGAGGCGCCGTTGGTGCTCTGGTTCTTGGAACGGAAAGGGAAACATCCGCAGCAG GTGTTCTCATACAACAATGGAATTGTGACAAGCAAAACTGGAGTATCCCTGGTCTACTCCATGCCCACCAGGAATGTGTCACTTCAGCTGCAGGGCCTCCAGGAGGAAGACTCAGGGTCTTACCTTTGTTCTGTGAATCTATATGACAGTCAAAAAGCACATAGGGGCTTCAGCAGCAAAAGATTAGAACTCGATGTGCTGG TTCCTCCAGTTCCTCCATCCTGCCATCTCCAGGGCAGCCCCCGTGTGGGGACCAACGTGACTCTGAGCTGCCAGTCCCCAAGGAGTAAGCCCACTGCCCAGTACCAGTGGGAACGGCTGCCCCCATCCCCCCAGGTTTTCTTTGAACCAGTTTCAG ATGCCATCCATGGATCCTTAAGCCTTACAAACCTCTCTGCTTCCATGTCTGGAGTCTATGTCTGCAAGGCCCACAACAAGGCAGGCAgtgcccagtgcaatgtgacCCTGGAAGTGAGCACAG GGCCTGGGCCTGCAGTAGTTGCTGGAGCTGTTGTGGGCACCCTGGTTGGATTGGGGCTGCTGGCTGGGCTGTTCCTCTTGTACCATCGCTGGAACAAGGCCCTCGAGGAGCTAGCCAATGATATCAA GGAGGATGCCATCGCTCCCCGGACCCTGCCCTGGCCCAAGGGCTCAGACACAATCTCCAAGAATGGGACTCTTTCCTCTGTCACCTCAGCACGAGCCCTTCATCCACTCCAAGTCCCTCCCAGGCCTGGCGCATTGACCCCTACACCCAGCCTCTCTGTTCAAGCCCTACCCTCGCCAAGGCTGCCCAGGACAGATGAGGCCCACCCTCGGCCAATATCACCCATCCCTGGTGGACTTCCTTCCTCTGTCCTGAGCTGCAGGGAGGCTGTGCCCGTGAAGGTACCTGCCCAGAGTCAGGCTGAGTCTCTGGTGTGA
- the VSIG2 gene encoding V-set and immunoglobulin domain-containing protein 2, whose translation MARLPGPFLCWALLGFVSISAPGLAVEVKVPAEPLSASVGNTAELTCSYTTSVGDNFALEWSFVQPGKPISASDPILYFTNGHLYPVGSMAKRASLLQNPPTGGVATLKLSDVHPSDTGTYLCQVNNPPDFYTNGLGLINFTVLVPPSTPVCSQSGQISVGGSAALRCQSSMGEPRPVYNWVHLGSSPTPSPGSIVQDEVSGQLILTNLSLTSSGTYRCVATNQLGSASCELTLSVTDPSKGRVAGTVIGVLLGVLFLSVGAFCLIRLQKERRKRPKETYGGSDLREDAIAPGVSEQTSMRANSSSGLLERPPSASTVTTTKSKLSMVV comes from the exons ATGGCCCGGCTCCCTGGGCCTTTCCTCTGCTGGGCTCTGCTGGGCTTCGTCTCCATAAGTG CCCCGGGGCTGGCCGTGGAGGTGAAGGTGCCCGCCGAGCCGCTGAGCGCGTCCGTGGGCAACACCGCCGAGCTGACCTGCAGCTACACCACTTCGGTGGGAGACAACTTCGCCCTGGAGTGGAGCTTTGTGCAACCCGGGAAACCCATCTCTGCCTCTGATCCC ATTCTGTACTTCACCAATGGTCATCTGTATCCAGTTGGTTCCATGGCAAAGCGGGCCAGCCTGCTTCAGAACCCCCCCACAGGAGGGGTGGCCACCCTGAAACTGAGTGATGTCCACCCCTCGGACACTGGAACCTACCTTTGCCAAGTTAACAACCCACCAGATTTCTACACCAATGGGTTGGGGCTAATCAACTTTACTGTGCTGG TGCCCCCCAGTACCCCCGTGTGCAGTCAGAGTGGTCAGATCTCTGTGGGAGGCTCTGCTGCACTCAGATGTCAGTCTTCTATGGGAGAGCCCAGGCCAGTGTACAACTGGGTGCATCTTGGATCTTCTCCTACACCTTCTCCTGGGAGCATAGTACAAG ATGAGGTGTCTGGCCAGCTCATTCTCACCAATCTTTCCCTGACCTCCTCGGGAACTTATCGTTGTGTGGCCACCAACCAGCTGGGCAGTGCATCCTGTGAACTGACCCTCTCTGTGACTG ATCCCTCCAAAGGCCGAGTGGCTGGGACTGTGATTGGGGTGCTCCTGGGCGTGCTATTCCTGTCAGTTGGTGCGTTTTGCCTGATTAGGCTccagaaggagaggaggaagagaccCAAGGAGACATATGGGGGTAGTGACCTTCG GGAGGATGCCATTGCTCCTGGGGTTTCTGAGCAGACTTCTATGAGGGCCAATTCTAGCAGTGGGCTCCTGGAGAGACCCCCGTCTGCCAGCACTGTGACGACCACCAAGTCCAAGCTCTCTATGGTTGTCTGA
- the NRGN gene encoding neurogranin, producing MDCCTESACSKPDDDILDIPLDDPGANAAAAKIQASFRGHMARKKIKSGERGRKAPGPGGPGGAGGARGGAGGGPSGD from the exons ATGGACTGCTGCACC GAAAGCGCCTGCTCCAAACCGGACGACGACATTCTAGACATCCCGTTGGACGACCCCGGTGCCAACGCGGCCGCGGCCAAAATCCAGGCGAGTTTCCGGGGCCACATGGCGCGGAAGAAGATAAAGAGTGGAGAGCGCGGCCGCAAGGCCCCGGGCCCCGGGGGGCCGGGCGGAGCTGGGGGCGCCCGGGGAGGCGCGGGCGGCGGCCCCAGCGGAGACTAG